The proteins below are encoded in one region of Brachionichthys hirsutus isolate HB-005 chromosome 12, CSIRO-AGI_Bhir_v1, whole genome shotgun sequence:
- the ramp1 gene encoding receptor activity-modifying protein 1, producing MDDQTVFHCVSALGCGPHYELAIEEFCLAKFRLDMQELDQRHWCSWEDTVELYGELTNCTYLVALKMECFWPNRLVDEFFIRVHKHYFHDCSLSGRLLRDPPNRILGPFIAVPILVTLLMTALVVWRSKRSEGIV from the exons ATGGATGATCAGA CAGTGTTTCACTGCGTGTCTGCGCTGGGATGTGGGCCCCACTATGAATTAGCCATCGAGGAGTTCTGCCTGGCCAAATTCAGACTGGACATGCAAGAACTGGACCAGAGACATTGGTGCAGCTGGGAGGACACAGTTGA ACTCTACGGCGAGCTGACAAACTGCACGTACCTGGTGGCGTTGAAGATGGAGTGCTTCTGGCCCAACAGGCTGGTGGATGAGTTCTTCATCCGGGTGCACAAGCACTACTTCCACGACTGCTCGCTGTCCGGACGCCTCCTGAGGGACCCGCCCAACCGCATCCTGGGCCCCTTCATTGCAGTGCCCATCCTGGTTACCCTCCTCATGACGGCCCTGGTGGTGTGGAGGAGCAAACGCAGTGAGGGGATTGTGTAG